TCTGAAACAAGTGACTTTTAAAGTCATTCGCAGGAAGTTCTCTTCACTGGGCACAAACTTCCCCTAATGTCCTCATGGCTCCTGCCTTCACTCCCTTTAGGTGCTGCTTTAAATTTCATATCATACATGGGACTTTTCTGAACACAAAGTGAAAAATAACTCcttcatttcacttttctttttgtgtgtgtgcctgcaTTCTTTTCCTTAAAGCATTGGTAATCTTCTTATTTGTAAGATGATTATGTTTGAATTGCATATATTCTCTCTCTAAGAACAGAAGTTTGGGACTTTTCAATTACAGCATTGTGGACTCATTGCCACAACTCTACATGCCCCTTAGTTAcaattcaatatatatttcacaaatgaatgaatttctcATGAAATCTGTAGTGTACGTGAATCCTTGATAAAGAGACGAGTTTGGGGGAAGGAATTCCTAATCAGAAGAGACACTAGAAATACACTAAAGGGATAAGATCCATATAAATTATAtagatattatatttttcattgaaaTAGATGATGTAATATTTCTGTTTGGCTAGTACTATCTGTTCTATGAAAACTACccaagttcttttttatttcttcttagtctCACTGACCACATGGGAACTGGAAATGAAAcacaaatttcagaatttcttctcctgggattttCAGAGGATCCAGAAGTGCAGCCCCTCTTCTTTTGGCTGTTCTTGTCCATTTACCTGGTCACCATCTTTGGGAACCTGCTCATAATCCTGGTCATCATCACTGATtctcacctccacacacccatgtatttcttcctctccaacctgtcccTTTGTGACATCTGTTTATcctccaccactgtcccaaagatgctggtgAACATCCAGGGACAGAGCAGAGCCATAACCTACACAGGTTGCATCACCCAGATGTACTTTTTCATGATCTTTGTAGGGTTGGATGACTTCCTCCTGgccgtgatggcctatgaccgctttgtggccatctgccGCCCCCttcactacacagtcatcatgaacccccagaTCTGTGTCCTGATGGTTTTTGGGTCCTGGGTCATGACTTTTATTCAATCCTGTTTACAGGGGTTAATGGTGTTACGGCTGTCTTTTTGCACACATGTAGAaatcccccactttttctgtgaacttcgtCAGATGGTCCAACTTGCCTGTTCTGACACTTTTTTCAACTACTTAGCAATGTATCTAATAGCTGGAGTGCTGGCTGGAGGTCCCCTTGGTTGGctccttttctcttactctaagatTGTTTCCTCCATACTTGCCATCTCATCAGCTCAGGGgaagtataaagcattttccacCTGTGCATCTCACCTCTCAGTGGTTTCCCTATTTTATTGTACCAGCATAGGGGTGTACCTAAGTTCTGCTGCTTCACACAACACACATTCAGGGGCAtcagcctcagtgatgtacaccgTGGTCACTCCTATGCTGAACCCTTTCATCTACAGTCTGAGGAATAAAGACATAAAGGGGGCTCTGAGAAAATGCTTTGGAGGAAAGTCTGCAAAATGTCATTTGTTCTGTGGTGGCTGAAAAGCTGTTTTAGCAACTTTCAAACCCGTAGAACTAGAAATCTGCTTTCTTTAGATAGATCATAGATGTAAACCTGCCAAGAGTCCAGATGACCTCAAATACgatgaagtaaaaatttcaatCAAACAGTGTATTATGAGATCAACTTTAAATTTTTGATGACGAGAAATTTCTCCTTGACATTGCTAGCTTCATGTCCATGTTGAAGTTTAGTTACTGGTGTAGAGGAATATGTTGCaatttctatattattttattatatcacCTTTCTGTTTTGCTTAAATATTTCCAGGGCAGCTGATGAATATAACTCTTTGCTCCCTCTGAAAACAATATCTGCCCTTGTTCAAAATTACATCATTAATTTTAAAGAGCAGGCATTTGTCAATCTAGTGATTTCCATTAACATCattatttttacctcttttttgtTCAGtgctttcttatatatatttgttcatatatgaatataaaaaagagtttaaaaatctGCCTAATAATCCCTCTTGGAATGGAGGGTTCTCATTCAAAGCCATAATTTTTTACTCCACAAACACCCATGTCCTTGAACATATTGCTGGTTACCAGATGGCTAACATTAATGTAGTTTCCTTTTAATATAGTTATCTGCCATTAACTTGAATTCCAAGATTATCATGAatgctgtatttatttatttttctctctttattttttaaatgttacattaaaaaatataagaggctcccatataccccccatccccatcaccccactcttcccacatcaataacctcttcatcattgtgggacattcatttcatttagtgaatacattttggagcactgctactccACATGGatcatggtttacactgtagtatgcaattccaaaaaaaaatcaacacggcattctttaatgaactagaaaaactaaccaggaaatttatttggaaaggggagaggccccgaataaccaaagacatatttataaagaaaaatgaatttgaaggaatcacactacctgacttcaaaacatactacaaagctacagtagtgaaagcaccatggtattggcacaaggatagacttcctgtccaatggaaccaaactgagagttctgatatagaccctcatataCACAGTCATCTGACAGTCAACAatgccaccaaacccactcaactgggagagaatggcctcttcaacaaatggtgcctgaagaactggatatccatatgtaaaagaatgaaagacgattatcaactcacaccttatacaaaaataaactcaagatggatctaagacctaaatataagagccaagaccataaagaccttgaaaagcaatatagggaagcatctgtaATAGGATCCTATTACAGGAACtgttaataggaaatggcttatagaaattcacaccaaaagcacgagcagcaaatgaacacataGATAAATTggccttcctcaaaattaaagctatttacacctcaaaggagtgtgtcatgaaagtgaaaagagagcctacacaatgggagaaaatatttggtaaccatatatctgataggagatttatatcctgcatatataaagaattcctctctctccacaccaatgccacattttcttcgatcacaatagttcatgaatagaatatcagtaagtccactctaatccatactctatttctccatcccgtggactttagaatggttgtgtccattccacatctttatcaagagggggcttagattccacatggatgctgaatgcaattctcctgctttcagttgcaggcattcttggctcccggGTGTGGTTGtttaccttcttcacctccatgttagctgagtggggtaagtccaataaaccagagtataggagttgcaagtcggttgaggctcagggcctggctatcaaatggtcagtccagagattcaggtcccctgggtgtacattaaaccccaacaccaactacagctccagtaaaattaaaagaagagacttgtggacaaagatcacatctaagtccagctccatcagaaagaaacaaaaacaccaaaGTAGCGCCAACTgaaatggcactgaactccatctgccatgaccataggacctgtgtgtctctgcagccctcaggagaaccaacacatggggttgtatccactttatctgtctctgggactctgttcaggtgtgcataagggcaacccctctgataaccttccagctctttttgggggtagggagtgggaggaggagatgagatgtgggggcatttttggaacttggagttgcccttggtggtgctgcagggacatttgccagacattgtgtgtcctcccatggcccactgggtggaatgtgggaaagtgtgggctatgatgtggaccattgaccatgaggtgaggtgatgctcagagatgtgttcaccaggtGAGATTAGTGTCTcctgatgatggaagagattgttgtcgtgggagtggggggcatatggggacctcatattttgtgaatgtaatattaaaaaaataaataaagacaaaaatataataaaaaagaattcctatatctcaaaaataaaaagacaaacaacccattttaaaaaatgtgagaaagatttgaacagatgcttctccaaagaagaaataaaaatgactaaaaagaacatgaaaaaatgctcaaaatcaccagcaattagggaaatacaaatcaaaactacaatgagataccatcttattcccatgagactggcagctatcaaaaaatcaggagacttcaagtgctggagaggatgtggaggaatgggaacactcatccactgcaggtagaaatgcagaaggatccagccatactggaggacactttggcagtttctcaaaaaactaactatagatttgccatatgacccagcaatttgactgctgggtatatacccagtagaactgaaaacaaggacacaaactgaaatatgcctaccaatgttcatagcagcactattcactattgccaaaagttggaatcaaccaaaatgcccatcagcagttgagtggataaataaaatgtggtgtagacatacaatggaatactattcagctataagaacaaatacagtacgaACATatgtgataacttggatgaatcttgaggacattaggttgagttaagcaagccaagcattgaaggttaaatactatatgacctctctgatatcaAGTAAGTAAaataagctgtctcagagagctagagactggataataagcttaaaggaagttgtgggggaggagggttgcaagctgacacctacatggatgaaatctatgataaactagagttaagtatttgtacaggaaagggataaaatggggtgTAGGGAAATATTTGTGTGGAATTTTCTGagcttgaggagggctagggatgggaggatagaTCAGATGGCCCAAAatattgggggagggtgggggaacatttggacataagagattgtcaagtatgtggtttaaactataatattgagaaatctctttagaaaatataataatgaaggttacctgtttaatatGCTTAAGTAGGGGCATCTGATACatggcaggcttctagggagtgtgtgagtgctcttttggtcatagtgggttatatcattaggTGGAGACCCAAAATAAGATAATGCTGTATTTAAATAGCTGCAGGAATGCTGAAAACGAGGATCAGTGATCATTCTGAATGACccagttttgttttcatttattattgtaTCAATCAGCTCTTGATATACAACAAGCCTTCGCATAAGTAGATGGTTTAAGATAATGCTTTTACATTGTATGGCTGCCAAATGATCGTTGCAGGAACCTCCTGAGTATGTCATCAGTTTTATGCCACCCGGGGTGGCTCTGATGGCCTTGTCTGGGTTCTCTTTCATACTGGGTTCTTACCTGGCCCTATGGAAGTCCAATTGTTCTCAACTGAGTCTCTCACTTTTGATGTACATGCTCTTTCATCCTCTAGCAAGCCAGCTGAAGAATTATTCATGTGACAGATTCAGTGCTCCAAATA
This genomic interval from Dasypus novemcinctus isolate mDasNov1 chromosome 30, mDasNov1.1.hap2, whole genome shotgun sequence contains the following:
- the LOC131276886 gene encoding olfactory receptor 7A17-like codes for the protein MGTGNETQISEFLLLGFSEDPEVQPLFFWLFLSIYLVTIFGNLLIILVIITDSHLHTPMYFFLSNLSLCDICLSSTTVPKMLVNIQGQSRAITYTGCITQMYFFMIFVGLDDFLLAVMAYDRFVAICRPLHYTVIMNPQICVLMVFGSWVMTFIQSCLQGLMVLRLSFCTHVEIPHFFCELRQMVQLACSDTFFNYLAMYLIAGVLAGGPLGWLLFSYSKIVSSILAISSAQGKYKAFSTCASHLSVVSLFYCTSIGVYLSSAASHNTHSGASASVMYTVVTPMLNPFIYSLRNKDIKGALRKCFGGKSAKCHLFCGG